AGGCCAGGGGGCCTGGTGGGCATTGGCACCGAGCTAGACCCAGCGCTCACTAAGGCGGACGCCCTGGTGGGTAGTGTAGTGGGTAAGCCAGGCACGCTACCGCCGGTTTGGAGTGATGTCTCCCTGGAGTTCCATAGTATAGAGAGGGCTGTTGATAAGTCCACGGGGGAGGTCTCCTTTAAGCCCAAGGACGTGGTCATGGTGCACATAGGCTCGGCGGCTATAATGGGCATCGTTAAGAGCTTCAGGAACGGCACCCTAGACGTAACCCTAAGAAGAGCCGTTTGTGCGGAGGAGGGTTCTAAGGCCGTTATAACCAAGCAGATAAGTAATAGATGGAGGATAGTGGGTTATGGCGTACTTAAGGGGGGCACGACGGTCCTTGAGTAACAAAATAGAGTGCGTTATTTTCGACACCAGCGCCCTACTCATGATGTTCAAAGACAACATAAGGCTCATGGACCATGTCTCAAGCATAGTGGGGGTATTCATACCAATGGTCACGCTACCCATAGTCATGGAACTAAAGAAACTCAGCAGTGGAAATAGGGAAATAGCACGCATAGCACTAACGGCGCTGGACTACATACTAAGGAGGTTCTCCATAGCCAAGGCCCAGGGCTCCGCAGACGACTCCGTGGTTCAGGTAGCAGTTAATTATAAATGCATAGTAGTTACCTGCGATCAAAAGTTAAGGAGGAGACTTAGGAGATTGGGTGTTCGCGTGATTTATTACAGGGAGAGTTCGGGGAGGTTTGAGCCGGATTTCTATTAAGAAAGCCTTTAATTCACCCATGATTCCTCAGTTAGGGGCGGATGAAGACGGGGCACCAAGGCGGCTACCCGTCCGACACCCCTGTTCACATAAAATATCAAGAACCGGATAATTTAAATTTACGAGGGAATCACCAAACACATGCCTTATGTGGGCGCTAGGATTAAGAGGATTGAGGATCCCAAGTTCATAACGGGATCCGCCAGATACGTTGATGACATATCACTACCAGGCACCCTATACATGGCCATCCTCAGGAGCACGGTACCCCACGCAAGGTTATTACGTGTTGACTATAGCGATGCCCTGAAAATTCCGGGCGTGGTCGGCGTCATTACTGGGTTGAACATAAGCGTGGAGAATAGGCCCAGGAACTTCCCCATGGCCAGGGATGAGATACTCTATGTGGGCCAGCCCATAGCCGCTGTGGTGGCTGAGGATAGGTATAAGGCATTCGACGCACTTGATCTAATACAGGTTGATTACGAACCACTACCTGCGGTTGTGGACCCTGAGGACGCACTCAACGATAATGTTAAGGCTGTGGAGGGTAGAAGTAACATTGGCTATAAAACGACGTATAGGAGTGGGAATCCCGAGGATGCATTGAAGAGGAGCGATGTGGTGATAGAGACTAAGCTTGAGATTGGGAGGGTTTACCCAGCGCCCATGGAGCCCAGGGGATTACTTGCG
This is a stretch of genomic DNA from Vulcanisaeta thermophila. It encodes these proteins:
- a CDS encoding PIN domain-containing protein, which produces MSNKIECVIFDTSALLMMFKDNIRLMDHVSSIVGVFIPMVTLPIVMELKKLSSGNREIARIALTALDYILRRFSIAKAQGSADDSVVQVAVNYKCIVVTCDQKLRRRLRRLGVRVIYYRESSGRFEPDFY